One window from the genome of Haliaeetus albicilla chromosome 26, bHalAlb1.1, whole genome shotgun sequence encodes:
- the PACSIN1 gene encoding protein kinase C and casein kinase substrate in neurons protein 1, with translation MSGSYDESAAAAEETTDSFWEVGNYKRTVKRIDDGHRLCNDLMNCVHERAKIEKSYAQQLTDWSKRWRQLIEKGPQYGSLEKAWGAIMTEADKVSELHQEVKNSLLNDDFEKVKNWQKDAYHKQIMGGFKEAKEAEDGFRKAQKPWAKKLKELETAKKAYHLACKEEKLAMTREANSKAEQSNTPEQQKKLQDKVEKCKQDVQKTQEKYEKVLDELNKCTPQYIESMEQVFEQCQQFEEKRLSFLKEVLLDIKRHLNLAESSSYANVYRELEQTIRLSDAQEDLRWFRSTSGPGMPMNWPQFEEWNPDLTHTITRKEKQKKGEGVTLTNASSTGETGAPAGERGSVSSHDRGQTYSAEWSDDEGSNSFNTSEANGGTNPFDEESAGKGVRVRALYDYDGQEQDELSFKAGDELTKLGEEDEQGWCKGRLDNGQLGLYPANYVEAI, from the exons ATGTCGGGTTCCTACGACGAGTCAGCAGCGGCTGCAGAGGAAACAACCGACAGCTTCTGGGAG GTGGGGAACTACAAGCGCACGGTGAAGCGGATTGACGACGGGCACCGGCTCTGCAATGACCTCATGAACTGCGTGCACGAGCGGGCCAAGATTGAGAAGTCCTACGCCCAGCAGCTCACTGACTGGTCCAAGCGGTGGAGGCAGCTCATTGAGAAAG gTCCCCAGTACGGCAGCCTGGAGAAGGCGTGGGGTGCCATCATGACAGAGGCGGACAAGGTGAGCGAGCTGCACCAGGAGGTGAAGAACAGCCTGCTGAATGACGACTTCGAGAAGGTCAAGAACTGGCAGAAGGATGCCTACCACAAGCAGATCATGGGAGGCTTCAAGGAGGCCAAGGAGGCTGAGGATGGATTCCGGAAAGCCCAGAAGCCCTGGGCCAAGAAGCTCAAGGAG ctggagACAGCCAAGAAAGCCTACCACCTGGCATGCAAGGAAGAGAAGCTGGCGATGACCCGGGAAGCCAACAGCAAGGCAGAGCAGTCCAATAcccctgagcagcagaagaagCTCCAGGACAAAGTGGAAAAGTGCAAGCAAGATGTGCAAAAG ACTCAGGAGAAGTACGAGAAGGTGCTGGACGAGCTGAACAAGTGCACCCCACAGTACATCGAGAGCATGGAGCAGGTCTTTGAGCAGTGCCAGCAGTTTGAGGAGAAGAGGCTCAGCTTCCTCAAGGAAGTGCTCCTGGACATCAAGAGGCACCTGAACCTGGCCGAGAGCAGCAG CTACGCCAACGTCTATCGAGAGCTGGAGCAGACCATCCGCCTCTCAGATGCGCAGGAGGATCTCCGGTGGTTCCGCAGCACCAGTGGCCCCGGGATGCCCATGAACTGGCCCCAGTTCGAG GAGTGGAACCCAGACTTGACGCACACGATAACGcggaaggagaagcagaagaagggCGAGGGAGTGACCCTGACCAACGCCAGCAGCACGGGCGAGACGGGGGCACCGGCGGGCGAGCGTGGGAG tgtgAGCAGCCACGACCGTGGGCAGACCTACAGCGCCGAGTGGTCCGATGACGAAGGCAGCAATTCCTTCAACACCAGCGAGGCCAACGGCGGCACCAACCCCTTCGACGAGGAGTCGGCGGGGAAGGGCGTGCGGGTGCGGGCTCTGTATGATTACGATGGGCAGGAGCAGGATGAGCTCAGCTTCAAAGCAG GTGATGAACTAACCAAACTTGGTGAAGAAGATGAGCAAGGATGGTGCAAAGGGCGCTTGGACAACGGGCAGCTAGGTCTCTACCCCGCCAACTACGTGGAGGCAATCTAA
- the SPDEF gene encoding SAM pointed domain-containing Ets transcription factor, which translates to MGSASPGLTTLLHSRLAQPDATLLPPPQDPDTRSWGCPDSPSPPATPEQPLPAFCLHYFDMLYSEDIAWATKGMGEPSQSGAQEGRGEAQKEPEQCPIIDSQGLGLGAEGDLQASLHLEEHSLEQVQSMVVGEVLKDIETACKLLNITADPADWSPGNVQKWILWTEHQYRLPQIGKSFQELSGKDLCAMSEEQFCQRSPAGGDILHAHLDIWKSAAWMKEKVAPGDMRYCGGDASWADSEVDSSCAGQPIHLWQFLKELLLKPHNYGRFIRWLNKEKGIFKIEDSAQVARLWGIRKNRPAMNYDKLSRSIRQYYKKGIIRKPDISQRLVYQFVHPV; encoded by the exons ATGGGCAGCGCCAGTCCCGGGCTGACCACTCTGCTCCACAGCCGCCTCGCCCAGCCGGACGCtaccctgctgccccccccccaggaccccgaCACCcggagctggggctgcccggatagccccagcccccccgccacccctgagcagcccctgcctgcttTTTGCCTGCACTACTTCGACATGCTCTACTCGGAGGACATCGCCTGGGCCACCAAGGGCATGGGGGAACCATCCCAAAGCGGTGCCCAGGAGGGGCGAGGGGAGGCACAGAAGGAGCCGGAGCAATGTCCCATCATCGATAGCCAGggtttggggctgggggccgAGGGGGACCTGCAGGCCAGCCTGCACCTGGAGGAGCACTCGCTGGAGCAGGTACAGAGCATGGTGGTGGGCGAAGTGCTGAAGGACATCGAGACGGCCTGCAAGCTCCTCAACATCACCGCAG ACCCAGCGGACTGGAGCCCCGGCAACGTGCAGAAGTGGATCCTGTGGACGGAGCATCAGTACCGGCTGCCGCAGATTGGGAAGTCCTTCCAGGAGCTGTCGGGAAAGGACCTGTGTGCCATGTCTGAGGAACAGTTCTGCCAGCGCTCACCCGCCGGCGGCGACATCCTGCACGCCCACCTCGACATCTGGAAGTCTG CCGCCTGGATGAAGGAAAAAGTCGCCCCAGGAGATATGAGATACTGCG GAGGCGATGCCAGCTGGGcggacagtgaggtggactcGTCCTGCGCTGGCCAGCCCATCCACCTCTGGCAATTCCtcaaagagctgctgctgaaaccCCACAACTACGGTCGCTTCATCCGCTGGCTCAACAAGGAGAAAG GCATCTTCAAGATCGAGGACTCGGCGCAAGTGGCCCGTTTGTGGGGCATTCGGAAGAACCGCCCAGCCATGAACTACGACAAGCTGAGCCGCTCCATCCGGCAGTATTACAAGAAAGGCATCATCCGGAAACCTGACATCTCCCAGCGCCTCGTCTACCAGTTCGTCCACCCGGTCTGA